The following proteins are co-located in the Streptomyces sp. NBC_01198 genome:
- a CDS encoding anti-sigma factor antagonist (This anti-anti-sigma factor, or anti-sigma factor antagonist, belongs to a family that includes characterized members SpoIIAA, RsbV, RsfA, and RsfB.): MRVHEGVNGDRADAGREDRPEFGRRLGDVIPARTPYARTYRVEQVTVVELAGEIDLGSAQGVHPHLDAAALWPLPLLVVFDLGPLEFIDCFGLALLVRARRRVLERGGRTAMACSHPPTRKLLAMTGLDAVFRPVLTLDEALRV; encoded by the coding sequence ATGCGGGTGCACGAGGGGGTCAACGGCGACCGCGCGGACGCGGGCCGCGAGGACCGGCCGGAGTTCGGCCGCAGGCTCGGCGACGTGATCCCGGCGCGGACGCCGTACGCCAGAACGTACCGCGTCGAGCAGGTCACCGTCGTGGAGCTGGCCGGCGAGATCGATCTCGGCAGCGCGCAGGGCGTCCACCCGCACCTGGACGCGGCCGCGCTGTGGCCGCTGCCGCTGCTCGTGGTCTTCGACCTCGGGCCGCTGGAGTTCATCGACTGCTTCGGCCTGGCGCTGCTGGTACGCGCCCGCCGCCGGGTCCTGGAGCGCGGCGGCCGCACCGCGATGGCGTGCTCCCATCCGCCGACCCGCAAGCTGCTGGCGATGACCGGCCTCGACGCGGTCTTCCGCCCGGTGCTCACCCTGGACGAGGCGCTGCGGGTCTGA